A section of the Streptomyces sp. CG1 genome encodes:
- a CDS encoding LPO_1073/Vpar_1526 family protein, with amino-acid sequence MTLWQRQKAGNSSQNIQAQIANFGVNYADARQIAMDVFKQNFAQLSQEAMKVAIWRVEEFTLEYLRVLHRRDPLAINHLQEPGVQYALLSGQSNYARSGDPYIGEVLIDLLAERTAMPQRGTVQLALEEAIMASGRISRDHIKMLSILTLRDRLPKSAAIDFKIFFKHFMDGAAALLDGIHFSAADSRYLAATGCVSLGHLEDDMLETWKQAYPLFFIKGSDNFPEKSLSLSYRRFEKYLILGQVREYMRHFIPDRPQGFGDRLDEIGSEEEFSTLYRLHSMGVDEVHDVAVGLDSRYEDLASKLGEAFPFGVELTTVGIAIGISNLKATVEGDFLDYDNLLI; translated from the coding sequence ATGACCCTATGGCAGAGGCAGAAGGCGGGCAATAGTTCACAAAACATTCAGGCGCAGATTGCGAACTTTGGCGTCAATTATGCCGATGCGCGTCAAATCGCCATGGATGTATTCAAGCAAAATTTCGCCCAACTCTCACAAGAGGCCATGAAAGTGGCAATTTGGCGCGTCGAGGAGTTCACGCTGGAGTACCTGCGAGTTCTTCACCGTAGAGACCCGTTGGCCATCAATCACCTTCAAGAGCCCGGAGTGCAGTATGCCCTGCTGTCAGGGCAGTCAAATTACGCAAGATCGGGCGACCCTTATATTGGGGAAGTGTTGATCGACCTACTGGCCGAAAGGACCGCAATGCCACAGAGGGGCACGGTTCAATTGGCGCTAGAAGAAGCGATCATGGCGTCTGGGAGGATCTCTCGCGATCACATCAAGATGCTCAGCATCCTGACGCTTCGCGACCGATTACCGAAATCGGCCGCCATCGACTTCAAGATTTTCTTCAAGCACTTCATGGATGGAGCGGCTGCCCTGCTGGATGGAATTCACTTCTCTGCCGCGGACTCCAGGTACTTGGCCGCTACGGGGTGCGTAAGTCTGGGGCATTTAGAAGATGACATGCTGGAGACATGGAAGCAAGCCTATCCGCTTTTCTTCATCAAGGGAAGTGATAATTTTCCCGAAAAATCCCTAAGCCTTAGCTATCGGCGTTTTGAAAAATATCTCATCCTAGGGCAGGTCAGGGAGTATATGCGGCATTTTATTCCTGATCGCCCTCAAGGATTCGGGGACCGCTTAGACGAAATTGGCAGCGAAGAGGAATTCTCGACCCTCTACCGTTTGCACTCGATGGGGGTTGATGAAGTCCATGATGTCGCGGTGGGGCTAGATTCACGCTATGAGGACCTGGCGTCAAAATTGGGAGAAGCCTTTCCGTTCGGAGTTGAGCTCACAACCGTTGGTATTGCCATCGGAATTTCAAACCTGAAAGCCACCGTCGAAGGGGATTTCCTAGACTATGACAACCTGTTGATTTAA
- a CDS encoding lasso peptide biosynthesis protein — protein sequence MSCGSARWAAKVRQDGQSTSAPSYGAVCGLPYARLARLEALYTAVLAVIPSWWPGRIACMEISLATALTGCQARWVLGARFLPDAAHAWAEAPDGAVGRDIGDAVDRPWMPVLSVP from the coding sequence GTGAGCTGTGGGTCGGCGAGGTGGGCGGCGAAGGTCCGCCAGGACGGCCAGTCGACCTCCGCGCCGTCGTACGGGGCGGTGTGCGGCCTGCCGTACGCACGGCTCGCCCGCCTCGAAGCCCTCTACACGGCGGTGCTGGCGGTGATCCCGTCGTGGTGGCCGGGCCGGATCGCGTGCATGGAGATCAGCCTCGCCACCGCCCTGACCGGCTGCCAGGCCCGCTGGGTGCTCGGCGCCCGCTTCCTGCCCGACGCCGCGCACGCCTGGGCCGAGGCGCCCGACGGGGCGGTTGGCCGGGACATCGGCGACGCCGTCGACCGGCCGTGGATGCCGGTCCTGTCCGTGCCGTAG
- a CDS encoding immunity 49 family protein: MTIMDVTRHGVDEQRIDDALQRGLRRAIGHWSDMRHNWQPLREGLREMRGDLLDLAAARTLEDPALDNPQSRRVLLTAAECALGELALGCFPDGDWDVPLPLVDETLTSDELIYEEDREPASLSTTAQTWVEAFAPCVISGLVWQRSRVIGPLLREDYAPAIRDGVPYSKRESVSTPADLAEMDALCGYLTVVHGPVPGAVPGPVPLEKPGPEARARAAGRLDAAGTISPDQRLLRILLDDDQPAFEQALAARLLKHRESVGADPAPRTLLPVRAIAVAALASQAHGWQLNVQSPYLPDSLLHTPPPQH; the protein is encoded by the coding sequence ATGACGATCATGGATGTGACGCGCCACGGCGTCGACGAGCAGCGGATCGATGATGCCCTCCAGCGAGGGTTGCGCCGGGCGATCGGGCATTGGTCCGACATGCGCCACAACTGGCAGCCGCTGCGCGAGGGACTGCGGGAGATGCGCGGCGACCTCCTCGACCTCGCCGCCGCCCGCACCCTGGAGGACCCCGCCCTCGACAATCCGCAGTCGCGCAGGGTCTTGCTCACCGCAGCGGAGTGCGCCCTCGGAGAGCTGGCGCTGGGCTGCTTCCCCGACGGCGACTGGGACGTCCCCCTCCCCCTCGTCGACGAGACGCTCACCAGCGACGAGCTGATCTACGAAGAGGATCGGGAACCGGCCTCACTGTCCACCACCGCCCAGACCTGGGTCGAGGCCTTCGCCCCGTGCGTAATCAGCGGCCTCGTGTGGCAGCGCAGCCGGGTGATCGGTCCGCTGCTCCGCGAGGACTACGCGCCGGCCATCCGCGACGGAGTGCCCTACTCGAAGCGGGAATCGGTGTCGACCCCGGCCGACCTCGCCGAGATGGACGCCCTGTGCGGATACCTGACGGTCGTGCACGGCCCGGTTCCCGGCGCTGTCCCCGGCCCTGTACCGCTGGAGAAGCCCGGCCCCGAAGCACGGGCCCGCGCCGCCGGTCGGCTCGACGCCGCCGGCACCATCAGCCCGGACCAGCGCCTGCTGCGCATCTTGCTCGACGACGACCAACCCGCCTTCGAACAAGCCCTGGCTGCCCGGCTCCTGAAGCATCGCGAGAGCGTCGGCGCCGACCCGGCCCCGCGCACCCTGCTGCCGGTGAGGGCCATCGCGGTGGCCGCGCTCGCCTCCCAGGCGCACGGATGGCAACTGAACGTCCAGTCCCCCTACCTACCCGACTCCCTGCTGCACACCCCGCCCCCGCAGCATTGA
- a CDS encoding CHRD domain-containing protein → MNGTFSSRRKSAIAVAVAVAAAAGGVAGTAIPAAAAGRHAEKPARTTVLVASLRGANEVRVKGGPAVGDKDGAALEFIKVKGNTVSVAATWRGTGRPTLLHIHQGAKGANGDVRIDLTKALDHIRGHSVTGSVKVNDSALLRHLANDPGAFYANLHTRAFPGGALRGQLHRVTTATGKKLAGFQVSVVTGKQIYECNKSTGSYAFVQRDVSALLGDGIRHSFAKPNSGVPQWVARDRSAVTGKLLSKTPNGTGNIPELDLKATQSGRSHGLLAHTGEVLRLNTVGGVAPTGSCVPGTITAVPYHADYVFVQR, encoded by the coding sequence ATGAACGGAACGTTCTCCTCGCGCCGCAAGAGCGCGATAGCCGTCGCCGTCGCTGTGGCAGCAGCGGCAGGCGGTGTCGCCGGGACGGCGATCCCGGCCGCGGCGGCCGGACGTCACGCGGAGAAGCCCGCGCGGACGACGGTGCTTGTCGCCAGCCTCCGCGGGGCCAACGAAGTGCGTGTGAAGGGCGGTCCTGCCGTCGGCGACAAGGACGGCGCGGCGCTGGAATTCATCAAGGTCAAGGGCAACACGGTGAGTGTCGCGGCAACCTGGCGCGGCACCGGACGGCCGACCCTGCTCCACATCCACCAAGGTGCCAAGGGCGCCAACGGTGACGTAAGGATCGACTTGACCAAGGCACTCGACCACATCAGGGGACACAGCGTCACTGGCAGTGTGAAGGTCAACGACTCCGCTCTGCTGAGGCATCTCGCCAATGACCCGGGAGCCTTCTACGCCAATCTGCACACCCGCGCCTTCCCGGGCGGAGCCCTGCGGGGCCAGCTCCACAGGGTCACCACCGCGACAGGCAAGAAGCTCGCCGGATTTCAGGTCTCCGTCGTGACGGGCAAGCAGATCTACGAGTGCAACAAGTCCACTGGCAGCTACGCCTTCGTCCAGCGGGATGTCAGCGCCCTGCTCGGCGACGGGATCCGGCACTCGTTCGCCAAGCCGAACTCCGGCGTGCCGCAATGGGTCGCGCGCGACCGCAGCGCTGTGACAGGGAAGCTCCTTTCCAAGACCCCCAACGGCACGGGCAACATCCCGGAACTCGACCTCAAGGCAACCCAGTCGGGCAGGTCCCATGGCCTCCTGGCCCACACCGGGGAAGTGCTTCGACTGAACACCGTCGGCGGCGTCGCCCCGACCGGTTCCTGCGTCCCGGGAACGATCACCGCCGTGCCGTATCACGCGGACTACGTGTTCGTGCAGCGCTGA
- a CDS encoding NUDIX hydrolase → MVERVDELDQVLAVVGRDEAVHHGWLHRIAVTVCRDREGRILVQRRSEHVARFPGHYEVASGGAVAAGESYQEGAARELAEELGVQASVRFIVKFLNRSGLSPHWLAVHEAVVLADARPDPHEVMWHGWLSESELSQFMQQHPFTPDSREVLTRYLTAARLGD, encoded by the coding sequence ATGGTCGAGCGTGTTGACGAGCTGGACCAGGTCTTGGCGGTGGTCGGCCGGGACGAGGCCGTTCACCATGGCTGGTTGCATCGGATCGCCGTGACGGTGTGCCGGGATCGGGAAGGCCGGATCCTCGTGCAGCGTCGTTCCGAGCACGTCGCTCGGTTCCCGGGGCACTACGAGGTAGCGTCAGGCGGTGCCGTTGCTGCGGGAGAGTCCTACCAAGAGGGTGCCGCCCGTGAACTTGCCGAGGAACTGGGCGTCCAGGCATCGGTCCGCTTCATCGTGAAGTTCCTGAACCGCAGCGGCCTCAGCCCTCACTGGCTCGCCGTCCACGAGGCCGTCGTACTTGCGGATGCGCGCCCGGATCCTCACGAGGTCATGTGGCACGGCTGGCTGTCGGAATCCGAACTCTCCCAGTTCATGCAGCAGCACCCGTTCACTCCAGACAGCCGCGAAGTCCTGACCCGCTATCTCACCGCTGCCCGACTTGGAGACTGA
- a CDS encoding DUF6236 family protein, with protein MAALYLPRLARVRPPTYPTPQSETAYVLDSELGFFIDVDPSPHASSVSSDFETLLRREMPALEQGYGLRTFLPPDFVPDRTIDGCSWAARRGLHRFYGHDERLGWVLSNLMPSYDLIDLLRERELAAIGRHIGERWGWVGMHPRLISVYSCALASRIAEANDLRLVTDDPVLQSLPSHWTVDQLADALLAPHVANCRADDVRGLYVMAAIELVVPNDLSQVPPQAIVKARKKLDDEFTAFRSELEELEGEFTRLAAVASPEIKSLELPAVAALAAHAVDLNPAIGASSVIAAQLVSATISARRNRREQRRSAPGYLLSLRQELSSRTHLSRAWQLLTGS; from the coding sequence ATGGCAGCGCTCTACCTCCCCCGCCTGGCTCGTGTCCGCCCCCCGACGTACCCGACCCCTCAATCTGAGACCGCATACGTCCTGGATAGCGAGCTTGGGTTTTTCATTGATGTAGACCCCTCGCCGCACGCCTCTAGCGTCTCCTCCGACTTTGAGACGTTGCTGCGACGCGAAATGCCCGCCCTGGAACAGGGATACGGCCTTCGGACTTTTCTTCCGCCTGATTTTGTACCCGATCGCACTATCGACGGCTGCAGTTGGGCAGCGCGTCGGGGTCTCCATAGGTTCTATGGTCACGACGAAAGGCTGGGGTGGGTATTATCGAACCTGATGCCTTCCTATGACCTGATCGACCTCTTGAGGGAACGTGAACTGGCAGCGATCGGCCGTCATATCGGGGAAAGGTGGGGTTGGGTGGGTATGCACCCGAGGCTGATCTCTGTTTACTCGTGCGCGCTCGCTAGCCGAATCGCCGAAGCAAACGATCTACGGCTCGTCACGGATGATCCGGTGCTGCAGTCACTGCCGAGTCACTGGACAGTCGATCAGTTGGCAGATGCGTTGCTGGCTCCTCATGTTGCAAATTGCAGAGCGGATGATGTTCGCGGGCTGTACGTGATGGCTGCGATTGAGCTGGTCGTTCCAAACGACCTCTCGCAGGTCCCTCCGCAAGCTATCGTCAAGGCGCGCAAGAAGCTCGATGATGAATTCACCGCCTTCCGCTCTGAGCTGGAAGAGCTGGAGGGAGAATTCACGAGACTTGCGGCCGTGGCGAGCCCCGAAATCAAGTCGTTGGAACTGCCGGCGGTTGCAGCCCTCGCTGCACATGCCGTCGACCTTAATCCAGCCATCGGTGCGAGTTCGGTGATTGCTGCACAGCTGGTGTCTGCCACGATCAGTGCAAGACGCAATCGCCGAGAACAGCGTCGAAGCGCTCCTGGCTATCTTTTGAGTCTACGTCAAGAGTTATCCAGCAGGACGCACTTGTCTCGCGCTTGGCAGTTGTTGACCGGTTCGTGA
- a CDS encoding MarR family winged helix-turn-helix transcriptional regulator, which yields MGMSDADTAMEFGRLLGPLRRAVLRRTRTAEDLPDLPEAQIELLRVLAAAGSATPREVAERLRVAPSTVSNLVRVMTASALVQRGPSGTDLRTVRLAPSPRALELLNQYDRASTGALREAVEALHPQSRDALRAAIPALAELLAEMEHKASS from the coding sequence ATGGGGATGAGTGACGCGGACACCGCAATGGAGTTCGGCCGACTGCTGGGCCCGCTGCGGCGGGCCGTCCTGCGGCGGACGCGGACCGCGGAGGACCTGCCTGACCTGCCGGAGGCGCAGATCGAGCTGCTGCGGGTGCTGGCGGCGGCTGGTTCGGCGACCCCTCGGGAGGTCGCCGAACGGCTGCGCGTCGCACCCTCCACGGTCAGTAACCTGGTCCGCGTGATGACCGCCTCGGCCCTGGTCCAACGCGGTCCCTCCGGTACCGATCTGCGCACCGTACGGCTGGCACCCTCACCGCGAGCGCTGGAGCTGCTGAACCAGTACGACCGGGCGAGCACCGGCGCGCTGCGAGAGGCGGTGGAGGCGCTGCACCCGCAGAGCCGCGACGCGCTGCGCGCGGCCATACCCGCGCTAGCAGAGCTGCTGGCCGAGATGGAGCACAAGGCCAGTTCCTGA
- a CDS encoding phenolic acid decarboxylase, giving the protein MANNETLTTTVEQPIPPQDLSGIVGHRFIYTYANGWQYEMYVKNDSTIDYRIHSGHVGGRWVKDQEVDLVQVDDDCYKVSWTEPTGTSVSVNAMPGKRRLHGVIFFPDWIRTHGERTVCFQNDHLEEMRRYRDQGPTYPIYVVPEFAKITLFEYVGADDETVISVAPGDLPAGWSDRTN; this is encoded by the coding sequence ATGGCTAACAACGAAACCCTCACCACGACAGTCGAGCAGCCGATCCCCCCGCAGGACCTCTCCGGCATCGTCGGCCACCGCTTCATCTACACCTACGCCAACGGCTGGCAGTACGAGATGTACGTCAAGAACGACAGCACCATCGACTACCGCATCCACAGCGGCCACGTCGGCGGCCGCTGGGTCAAGGACCAAGAGGTCGACCTCGTCCAGGTCGACGACGACTGCTACAAGGTCTCCTGGACTGAGCCCACCGGCACTTCGGTCAGCGTCAACGCCATGCCCGGCAAGCGCCGCCTCCACGGCGTGATCTTCTTCCCGGACTGGATCCGCACCCACGGCGAGCGCACCGTCTGCTTCCAGAACGACCACCTGGAGGAGATGCGCCGCTACCGTGACCAGGGCCCCACCTACCCGATCTATGTGGTCCCCGAGTTTGCGAAGATCACCCTCTTCGAGTACGTCGGCGCGGACGACGAGACGGTGATCTCCGTCGCGCCCGGCGACCTGCCAGCAGGGTGGTCCGACCGCACGAACTGA